Part of the Shewanella eurypsychrophilus genome is shown below.
CATACTTTCGGTCTGACTCCATGAGTTGAAGGTAATCAACAAAGATACCGCCTATATAGCCATGCTTACGGGTTATTTTTCTGGCTTCTCTTCTGATCCTAGACACTGAGTTATCATGTTTGTCATCAATGTAGATATTTGCTGCTCTGTAATCCTCTAGCTTGGTAAAAAACAGTGACTCACTAGTTTTTTCTGGATCGTTATCATCATTGAAGTTATTCATGATCAATTGCTTAGCTAATTTGGCGTACGAGCTGATTAACCTATGTACAACCTGGAAGTCTTGCATTTCCATAGAGCCAACATACACGGGAAGTTTTTTTTCAATCCCAAAGTGATTTATTATTTTTGCCATTAGCTCTGTTTTTCCCATTTTGGGATTCGCAGCAATAGCATGTAGTCCTATTTCATATCCTCCCCCGAGGATCTTGTCTAAATCGGTAAGCCCACTGCTGAATAAAACCTTATCAGAATTGTTCCACCTATCATCCAGGTAAGAGAGATAGTTTTGTAGGCATTCAGAGATATGTTTAGCCCCATCAGTTTGATTCGTAATACCTGTCTCATAGTCAAAGAGTGATGAAATCGCATTAAGCTTTGTGTCTAAGTCTGTAGGCTTAGAAATCAACTCATTAATGGAGTTCACCCTTTGTTGTATAGTTCGCAGCTCTGAGAGCTTCTTTAGGTGCTCCGCGTAAGCTTTAAGGTTGTATCCTGAGCTGGTGTTTTTAAGAGTTTCATAAATGTAGAGATATCCATCATCACAAAATCTATGCTGTGTTACAGCATTTACATCTGGGTTAATACCTTTCTGCTTAAGATCTACCATTGCTTGAAATATGTGTTTATGGGTCTGAGAGCAAAAATCTTTTATGTTGAGCAGATCCAACACTTCATCAACAGTGTCTCCAAATCCCTTCAAGAACATGATTGCACC
Proteins encoded:
- a CDS encoding replicative DNA helicase; this translates as MDSHLTEQNLLGAIMFLKGFGDTVDEVLDLLNIKDFCSQTHKHIFQAMVDLKQKGINPDVNAVTQHRFCDDGYLYIYETLKNTSSGYNLKAYAEHLKKLSELRTIQQRVNSINELISKPTDLDTKLNAISSLFDYETGITNQTDGAKHISECLQNYLSYLDDRWNNSDKVLFSSGLTDLDKILGGGYEIGLHAIAANPKMGKTELMAKIINHFGIEKKLPVYVGSMEMQDFQVVHRLISSYAKLAKQLIMNNFNDDNDPEKTSESLFFTKLEDYRAANIYIDDKHDNSVSRIRREARKITRKHGYIGGIFVDYLQLMESDRKYDRRDLEVGAMTRALKGMSKEFQCPVIMLLQLNRGNTSRIDKRPVPSDSRDSGAVEQDVDSWIGLYRDSVFNTNSPWKNITEILVKLNRHGETGTCYQKLTSMGFIDVQENEIERLINNDTKLNVSNSRTANF